In one window of Pseudomonadota bacterium DNA:
- a CDS encoding pyridoxal phosphate-dependent aminotransferase, with amino-acid sequence MLSKRAEMLKPSPTLAITAKEKALKAEGLDIAGFGAGEPDFDTPDHIKQAGIKAINDNFTRYTPATGIDPLKDAVIEKFKRDNDLVYKRDEVIISCGGKHTLYNLFQTIFQEGDEVLIPVPYWVSYPPMVELAGAKPVFVETYENEDYQLTDEMLKKYINKNTKGIVLNYPSNPVGSIFYRENLEKIGKLAVENDFYIISDEIYEKLAYDEYVHMSIASMDPSFKEKTIICHGVSKTYAMTGWRIGFAAGPAPVIKAMGNIQSQSTSNPTSIAQVAAVAALNGPQDSIALMVKEFKKRRDYLVNELRGIDGVTCYSPGGAFYVFPNFNTILGKNYKGKVIENSSVWTEVLLEGFHTAVVPGVEFGKEGYIRLSFATSMEVIQKGVERIKHAVSLLK; translated from the coding sequence ATGTTATCAAAAAGAGCAGAAATGTTGAAACCATCACCGACATTGGCAATTACCGCAAAGGAAAAGGCTCTCAAAGCAGAGGGTCTGGATATTGCCGGGTTCGGGGCAGGAGAACCGGATTTTGATACTCCGGACCATATAAAACAGGCGGGGATAAAGGCTATTAATGATAATTTCACGAGATATACCCCTGCAACCGGAATTGATCCATTGAAGGACGCTGTCATTGAAAAATTTAAAAGAGATAATGATCTTGTATATAAACGGGATGAGGTCATAATATCCTGCGGCGGCAAACATACCCTGTACAATCTTTTTCAGACAATATTTCAGGAAGGCGACGAAGTGCTGATACCTGTTCCTTACTGGGTTTCATACCCTCCTATGGTTGAGCTTGCAGGGGCAAAGCCGGTGTTTGTAGAAACATATGAGAATGAAGATTATCAACTTACAGATGAGATGCTGAAGAAATATATAAATAAAAATACAAAAGGGATAGTCCTTAATTATCCTTCAAACCCTGTCGGTTCAATCTTTTATCGAGAAAATTTGGAAAAGATCGGGAAACTGGCAGTTGAAAATGACTTTTATATTATCTCCGATGAGATTTATGAAAAGCTTGCCTATGATGAATATGTCCACATGAGCATTGCATCGATGGATCCTTCTTTTAAAGAAAAAACCATCATCTGCCACGGCGTTTCAAAAACATATGCAATGACGGGGTGGAGAATCGGTTTTGCTGCCGGTCCGGCGCCAGTCATAAAGGCAATGGGCAATATCCAGAGCCAGAGCACGTCCAATCCCACATCAATTGCGCAGGTTGCCGCAGTTGCAGCCTTGAACGGTCCGCAGGATAGTATTGCCTTAATGGTAAAAGAGTTTAAAAAAAGACGGGACTATCTTGTGAATGAATTGAGAGGCATAGACGGAGTGACCTGCTACAGCCCAGGCGGTGCCTTTTATGTATTCCCCAATTTTAATACCATACTCGGTAAAAATTATAAGGGCAAGGTAATCGAAAACTCTTCGGTATGGACAGAAGTGCTGCTCGAAGGATTTCACACGGCAGTGGTGCCGGGAGTCGAATTCGGTAAAGAGGGCTATATAAGGCTGTCCTTTGCAACATCCATGGAAGTTATCCAAAAAGGAGTAGAGAGAATAAAACATGCAGTTTCATTGCTTAAATAG
- a CDS encoding dihydropteroate synthase, with translation MKLIGENLNVMSKKIGEALKQRDPVPIRAMAKAQTEAGMDLIDINLGPARKEGPELMEWVVKTVQEVTDIPLSLDTMNIEAIEAGLRAHKGKALINSISARPERMAALMPLAKQYGAYFIGLTLGPEGIPRDSNERGLLAAQIMAEAAGYDLKEEDIWFDPIVLPINTQQAQLQGCTEFVMMLPDLSPSSKSTCGLSNVSNGTPNNLRGILNRTYLIMIKRYGIYSAIVDAFDTELRAIVKGKRPELEALVHKVMDGEEIDISKFSKEEMNYVKTTRVLLGQTLYSDSWLEL, from the coding sequence ATGAAACTTATAGGGGAAAACCTTAATGTCATGTCTAAAAAAATCGGGGAAGCTCTGAAGCAAAGAGACCCTGTACCCATCAGGGCCATGGCAAAAGCTCAAACTGAGGCCGGTATGGATTTGATAGACATAAATCTCGGGCCTGCCCGTAAAGAAGGGCCTGAACTTATGGAGTGGGTTGTAAAAACAGTGCAGGAGGTAACTGACATCCCTCTTTCTCTGGACACTATGAATATAGAAGCCATAGAGGCCGGGTTGCGGGCACACAAGGGTAAGGCATTAATTAACTCTATTTCCGCACGGCCCGAAAGAATGGCAGCCCTTATGCCCCTGGCAAAACAATACGGCGCTTATTTTATCGGGCTCACCCTCGGACCGGAAGGTATTCCAAGGGATTCAAATGAAAGAGGGTTACTTGCCGCTCAGATTATGGCAGAAGCAGCAGGGTACGACTTAAAAGAAGAAGATATATGGTTCGACCCTATTGTACTGCCTATCAACACTCAGCAGGCTCAGCTACAGGGCTGCACTGAATTTGTCATGATGCTCCCCGACCTTTCGCCTTCTTCCAAGTCAACCTGCGGACTTTCTAATGTATCAAACGGGACGCCCAACAACCTCAGGGGGATTCTCAACAGAACTTATCTCATTATGATAAAGCGATACGGTATTTATTCGGCAATCGTCGATGCCTTTGATACGGAACTGAGGGCTATCGTAAAAGGTAAAAGGCCTGAACTCGAAGCACTTGTGCACAAAGTAATGGACGGGGAGGAAATTGATATTTCAAAGTTTTCAAAAGAAGAGATGAATTACGTGAAAACCACAAGAGTACTTCTCGGTCAGACTCTGTATTCTGATTCGTGGTTAGAGCTTTAA
- a CDS encoding ASKHA domain-containing protein, which translates to MQVDFEPIGKRVICEGGTTLLEAAQKAGVMLTAICGGEGSCGRCIVRVMEGDVSPPTVSEKLLLGDDSTLDLRLACQTRIVGDVRVHVPPDSLVSAQRIQTEGQMPVIEMHPAVRAIDVCIETPSMSDPRSDARRLVDALECHISGADDNRMCIDIQAMRDMPVDLRAWNWQACAFVRDPESPKIAVDPADRCNNDNPAGTKLLPEVIALRPAGTVPLGLAVDIGTTKIAAYLVDLVSGDILASMGAMNPQIAYGEDVIARINHAVSKQDGARQLAEAVVEAINGLSDDLCAHAGRNAADIADAVFVGNTAMHHIFLGLPVRQLGLAPYVPACTDPIDVKAREVGLKFASGAYIHLLPNIAGFVGADHVAMLLATELAEHDGVVLGIDIGTNTEISLRARGRHLTCSTASGPAFEGAHIRHGMRAAPGAIEKVMIRDGHVYFRTVDNAPPVGLCGSGILDVMAQLLRAGILDKRGGMKDHPLVRRGNAGAEFIVVSGEENNGSEISFSRSDVTEIQLVKAAIRAGIHILLNHADVSEADIDEVIIAGAFGTYLDVQSGIDIGMFPSVDRYRFRQVGNAAGAGACMALLSVVEREHAARIAKQIEYVELSSEKGFQSEFTRALFF; encoded by the coding sequence ATGCAAGTTGATTTTGAACCCATTGGAAAGCGTGTGATATGCGAAGGTGGAACGACGCTGCTCGAGGCGGCACAGAAGGCAGGTGTGATGCTGACGGCAATATGCGGCGGCGAAGGTTCCTGCGGAAGGTGTATTGTGCGAGTAATGGAGGGGGATGTCTCGCCCCCGACAGTCAGCGAAAAGTTGTTATTGGGCGACGATTCAACTCTTGATCTGCGACTGGCCTGTCAGACCAGAATCGTAGGCGATGTGCGTGTCCATGTCCCACCGGACTCCCTGGTATCGGCACAGCGCATTCAGACTGAAGGACAGATGCCTGTTATTGAAATGCATCCGGCCGTGCGTGCCATTGATGTTTGTATCGAGACGCCCTCCATGTCTGATCCACGTTCTGATGCAAGACGATTGGTGGACGCATTGGAATGTCATATATCCGGGGCTGATGATAATCGCATGTGCATTGATATACAGGCGATGCGTGATATGCCTGTAGATTTACGCGCATGGAATTGGCAGGCCTGTGCATTTGTGCGAGACCCCGAAAGCCCTAAGATCGCTGTTGACCCGGCTGACAGGTGTAATAACGACAACCCCGCAGGCACGAAGCTGCTGCCTGAGGTAATCGCCTTGCGTCCTGCCGGCACAGTACCCCTGGGACTGGCAGTTGACATCGGAACGACCAAGATTGCTGCGTACCTTGTTGACTTGGTAAGCGGGGACATACTGGCGTCAATGGGGGCAATGAACCCGCAGATTGCCTATGGTGAAGACGTGATAGCTCGTATTAATCATGCAGTCAGTAAACAAGATGGAGCACGGCAACTGGCTGAAGCTGTTGTTGAAGCAATAAACGGCCTGTCGGATGATCTCTGTGCACATGCCGGACGTAACGCGGCAGATATTGCAGACGCGGTTTTTGTCGGCAACACAGCAATGCACCACATATTTCTGGGCTTACCTGTCAGGCAGCTGGGGCTGGCTCCGTATGTTCCAGCATGCACTGACCCCATCGATGTTAAGGCACGGGAAGTTGGACTTAAATTTGCCTCAGGCGCCTATATTCATTTACTGCCCAACATTGCCGGGTTTGTGGGTGCGGACCATGTTGCAATGCTGCTTGCAACAGAACTGGCAGAACATGACGGCGTCGTGTTGGGTATAGACATCGGCACCAACACTGAAATCAGCTTGCGTGCCCGTGGACGACATTTAACATGTTCAACGGCATCCGGTCCGGCTTTTGAAGGTGCGCACATCCGCCATGGTATGCGTGCCGCACCAGGAGCTATTGAAAAAGTAATGATCCGTGATGGACATGTGTACTTCAGAACTGTTGACAATGCGCCGCCTGTTGGATTGTGTGGCTCAGGTATCCTTGACGTAATGGCGCAATTATTGCGTGCAGGCATACTTGATAAGCGCGGCGGCATGAAAGATCATCCTCTTGTCAGACGTGGAAATGCCGGTGCTGAGTTTATCGTTGTATCTGGTGAAGAAAATAATGGAAGCGAAATTAGCTTCAGCCGTTCAGATGTTACAGAGATTCAATTAGTCAAAGCAGCGATTCGTGCAGGAATTCACATCCTGTTAAATCATGCTGATGTTTCTGAAGCAGACATTGACGAGGTAATTATTGCCGGGGCCTTCGGGACATATCTTGATGTGCAGAGCGGCATTGACATAGGCATGTTCCCTTCTGTAGATCGTTATCGTTTTCGGCAGGTGGGCAATGCTGCAGGTGCAGGCGCATGTATGGCCCTTCTTTCGGTTGTAGAGCGCGAACATGCAGCACGGATAGCGAAGCAGATCGAATATGTTGAATTAAGCTCTGAAAAAGGATTTCAGTCTGAATTTACGCGTGCATTGTTTTTTTAA
- a CDS encoding DUF1638 domain-containing protein, with amino-acid sequence MSAHCTENKFAITKTRKLVIACATVIEEMLPLLPPDVEYRILDFGLHVNPSKLRQALQDTINESEGQFDTIILGYGLCSQGVIGLHSKNCTLVVPRVDDCIAIFLGSCSAYHQQSRSEPGTYYLTKGWIEVGESPFSEYERMVASRGQKHADRIMHLMLNNYKRLALINTGQHSMESYREYARNTAQRFGLRYEEIEGSTIMVNKILNGPWDDEFIVVKPGQSIRFEDFFPNS; translated from the coding sequence TTGTCAGCGCATTGTACAGAAAACAAATTTGCAATAACCAAAACAAGAAAGTTAGTCATAGCCTGTGCCACTGTTATTGAAGAGATGTTACCTCTGTTGCCGCCTGATGTGGAATACAGGATTCTTGATTTCGGCCTCCATGTAAATCCCTCCAAACTTCGCCAGGCACTTCAGGATACCATTAATGAATCAGAAGGCCAGTTCGATACTATTATCCTGGGCTATGGACTTTGTTCACAGGGTGTAATTGGATTACACTCAAAAAACTGTACGCTGGTTGTGCCGCGTGTAGATGACTGCATTGCTATTTTTCTTGGCTCATGCTCAGCCTACCACCAGCAGTCCAGGTCTGAGCCGGGAACATATTACCTTACTAAAGGCTGGATTGAGGTGGGCGAGAGCCCCTTCTCCGAGTATGAACGCATGGTGGCAAGCCGTGGCCAAAAACACGCTGATCGGATAATGCATCTTATGCTAAACAACTATAAGCGTCTCGCACTCATTAATACAGGACAGCATTCTATGGAATCTTATCGGGAATATGCGCGCAACACCGCTCAGCGATTCGGATTGAGGTACGAAGAGATCGAAGGATCGACAATCATGGTAAATAAAATACTTAACGGACCCTGGGATGATGAGTTCATTGTTGTCAAGCCGGGTCAATCCATAAGGTTCGAAGACTTTTTTCCCAATTCTTAG
- a CDS encoding cobalamin-dependent protein (Presence of a B(12) (cobalamin)-binding domain implies dependence on cobalamin itself, in one of its several forms, or in some unusual lineages, dependence on a cobalamin-like analog.) — translation MTEKNSRKELIAHLADLDETYVLKAVRHLLDKGQDPLDIIQDCEHAMRLVGERYEKREYYLSAFIMAGEIFREVMAISQPSMEQRLVGNASGRVLLGTVQGDIHDIGKDIVELALRCYGFTVEDLGIDVPPQKFIENIQKNPPDIIGLSGLVSVAYESMRETTHLIKEHSISRQTAIPIIIGGSTLSEEICRFVGADFWVTDAMEGVRICQRIVQKTNLQ, via the coding sequence ATGACAGAAAAAAATAGCAGAAAAGAACTGATCGCACATCTCGCTGACCTTGATGAAACTTATGTCCTTAAGGCCGTCCGGCACTTACTGGATAAAGGGCAGGATCCGCTGGACATTATTCAGGACTGCGAACATGCTATGCGACTGGTAGGCGAACGTTATGAGAAGCGGGAGTATTACTTATCTGCATTTATCATGGCCGGAGAGATCTTTCGTGAAGTAATGGCAATCAGTCAACCCTCTATGGAACAACGCTTAGTGGGCAATGCTTCGGGGAGAGTTTTGCTGGGAACGGTTCAGGGCGATATTCACGACATCGGCAAAGATATTGTTGAACTGGCTCTTCGTTGTTATGGATTTACCGTTGAAGACCTCGGCATAGATGTGCCGCCGCAAAAATTTATTGAAAATATACAAAAAAATCCCCCCGATATCATTGGTCTTTCAGGACTGGTATCAGTTGCCTATGAAAGCATGAGAGAAACGACACATTTGATAAAAGAGCACAGTATATCAAGGCAAACTGCTATACCTATTATTATCGGCGGGAGTACATTAAGCGAGGAGATCTGTCGTTTTGTCGGTGCAGATTTCTGGGTTACTGACGCTATGGAGGGAGTGCGGATTTGTCAGCGCATTGTACAGAAAACAAATTTGCAATAA
- a CDS encoding GntR family transcriptional regulator produces MNQDTKTKIIDRSSYEPAYMQLVRIVSEQIASGILRSGDQLPAEAQFCTQYNISPMTVRRAINILVERGFVSATQGKGTFVKSLNIGEAVFRLQELKNNWSQGDSTTVRLLEARIVSADERVARKLAIAPGERTVYLRRLVLNENVPTMYHREYVVYDPKRPLLEAQLQITLLEGLLQGQSSGGLSRGHLTIEPVNIREEESEQLKIPVGTAAFYLEHFFYDFNDQLVSWGGFICRADYFKLTTYIGAGADL; encoded by the coding sequence ATGAACCAGGATACCAAGACTAAAATCATTGACCGCAGCTCCTATGAACCTGCCTATATGCAGCTCGTGCGCATTGTAAGCGAGCAGATTGCCTCAGGCATTTTACGCTCAGGCGATCAACTGCCTGCAGAAGCCCAGTTCTGCACACAATATAACATCAGTCCCATGACCGTACGTCGTGCCATAAACATCCTTGTTGAAAGAGGATTTGTCAGCGCCACCCAGGGAAAGGGCACATTTGTCAAATCTCTCAACATTGGCGAGGCAGTTTTCCGGCTCCAGGAATTAAAGAATAACTGGTCTCAGGGGGATAGTACAACCGTTCGGTTATTGGAGGCACGTATAGTGTCTGCTGACGAACGCGTGGCCCGTAAACTGGCTATTGCACCCGGTGAGCGAACCGTCTATTTGAGGAGGCTTGTATTAAATGAAAATGTACCGACCATGTATCACCGTGAATATGTGGTCTACGATCCTAAACGTCCTCTGTTGGAGGCACAGCTCCAGATAACATTATTGGAGGGTTTGCTGCAGGGACAAAGCAGCGGAGGGTTGAGTCGAGGTCATCTGACTATTGAACCGGTCAATATCAGAGAGGAAGAGTCCGAACAGCTTAAAATTCCTGTTGGAACAGCAGCATTTTACCTTGAGCATTTTTTCTATGATTTCAATGACCAACTTGTAAGTTGGGGAGGGTTTATCTGTCGGGCTGATTATTTCAAGCTCACAACTTATATTGGCGCCGGCGCCGATCTTTAG
- a CDS encoding cobalamin-dependent protein (Presence of a B(12) (cobalamin)-binding domain implies dependence on cobalamin itself, in one of its several forms, or in some unusual lineages, dependence on a cobalamin-like analog.), whose translation MAEDMVNALADLKEDEVLKMVQDRLNAGEEPLKILDDARRALEIVGERFAAGEYFIPDLLYSGEILKGITAIVKPELSKTTEAKKLGKIVFGTVAGDIHDIGKDIVAFMLDVNGFEVYDLGVDVPVPTFVEKIKETGATIVGLSGFLTLAFDSMKQTIQAIKDAGLRDKVKIMIGGGQIDEQVRGYVGADAYGKDAIEAVNLAKSWIGG comes from the coding sequence ATGGCCGAAGATATGGTTAACGCGTTAGCTGATTTAAAAGAAGATGAAGTTTTAAAAATGGTTCAGGACAGATTGAATGCCGGCGAAGAGCCGCTAAAAATTCTTGATGATGCAAGACGTGCACTGGAAATTGTTGGAGAACGTTTTGCTGCCGGCGAGTATTTCATACCCGATCTGCTATATTCCGGCGAGATACTGAAAGGTATCACTGCTATAGTTAAACCGGAACTATCGAAGACAACTGAAGCAAAAAAACTGGGTAAGATTGTTTTTGGCACTGTTGCAGGCGACATACATGATATTGGCAAAGACATTGTAGCTTTTATGCTTGATGTAAATGGTTTTGAGGTTTATGACCTTGGAGTTGATGTTCCTGTGCCGACATTTGTGGAGAAAATAAAGGAAACCGGCGCCACTATTGTTGGTTTAAGCGGGTTCTTAACACTGGCCTTTGATTCGATGAAACAGACAATACAAGCCATAAAAGATGCAGGTTTGAGAGATAAAGTAAAGATTATGATTGGTGGCGGTCAGATTGATGAACAGGTAAGAGGCTATGTTGGGGCAGATGCATATGGGAAAGATGCTATCGAAGCCGTAAATCTGGCAAAATCCTGGATAGGGGGGTAA
- a CDS encoding uroporphyrinogen decarboxylase: protein MEKKWEEMSAAEKRASRFETWLAATGIEFQNAEAEANFKAAVTRFKDIVLMEKVPDRVPVLPFGIFMQTNLYGVTPYESMYDTDKMLSTQASFIKDYGPDYYTTPALVGYGKIFDILDYKQYKLPGHGISEKSAYQYVEGEYMLAEEYPLLINDPTDFWIRCLMPRVYGALDPLKMITPFTDNWEVVTVSAQMIPFGIPPVQNALKALLEAGNEAMAWIQKVIGFEMQARGMGCPGCFGGATKAPFDILGDTLRGTRAAMMDMYRRPDMVLKAVERLTPLAISQGVRGATMQGCPVVFIPLHKGADGFMSDAQFREFYWPTLKAVILGLAAEGCVPFLFCEGSYNTRLEYLKELPETSCMWVFDRTDMAVVKEKIGKKLCIGGNIPSGLLLTGTADDVRAYCKNLIDIAGKGGGYLMCTGTAMDEGKAENVHAMIDFTKEYGVYK, encoded by the coding sequence ATGGAGAAGAAATGGGAAGAGATGTCAGCAGCAGAAAAGAGAGCATCGAGATTTGAAACATGGCTGGCTGCCACAGGTATCGAGTTTCAGAACGCTGAGGCTGAAGCCAACTTTAAAGCAGCCGTCACAAGATTTAAGGACATCGTACTCATGGAAAAGGTTCCGGACAGGGTGCCTGTGCTGCCTTTCGGAATATTTATGCAAACCAACTTATATGGTGTAACGCCATATGAATCAATGTACGATACTGACAAAATGCTTTCAACTCAAGCAAGCTTTATTAAGGATTATGGGCCTGACTATTATACTACACCAGCCCTTGTCGGTTACGGAAAAATCTTTGATATTCTTGATTATAAACAGTACAAGCTGCCGGGACATGGGATCTCGGAAAAATCTGCCTACCAGTACGTGGAAGGCGAATACATGCTGGCAGAGGAGTACCCGTTACTCATCAATGATCCAACAGATTTCTGGATCAGATGCCTGATGCCTCGCGTTTACGGAGCACTCGATCCATTGAAAATGATTACCCCCTTTACTGATAATTGGGAGGTAGTAACAGTCTCGGCACAAATGATACCCTTTGGTATCCCACCGGTTCAGAACGCCTTAAAGGCGCTATTGGAAGCAGGAAATGAGGCCATGGCATGGATACAGAAAGTTATAGGCTTTGAGATGCAAGCCAGGGGTATGGGCTGCCCAGGTTGTTTTGGAGGCGCAACAAAAGCTCCCTTTGATATTCTCGGGGACACCCTGAGGGGGACACGCGCTGCAATGATGGACATGTATCGGCGTCCGGACATGGTTTTGAAAGCTGTTGAAAGGCTCACGCCCCTTGCTATCAGCCAGGGTGTGAGAGGTGCAACGATGCAGGGCTGTCCGGTTGTGTTTATCCCTCTACATAAGGGTGCTGACGGGTTTATGTCGGATGCACAGTTCAGAGAATTTTACTGGCCTACTTTAAAGGCAGTTATCCTTGGGCTGGCAGCCGAGGGGTGCGTGCCCTTCCTGTTCTGTGAGGGGTCATACAACACTCGGCTTGAGTATCTGAAGGAACTCCCGGAGACCTCCTGTATGTGGGTATTTGATCGCACAGATATGGCTGTAGTGAAAGAAAAGATTGGAAAGAAGTTATGCATTGGCGGAAACATTCCATCAGGGTTGCTGCTGACCGGCACCGCTGACGATGTAAGGGCATATTGCAAAAACCTTATCGATATAGCAGGAAAAGGCGGCGGATATCTTATGTGCACAGGGACAGCTATGGATGAAGGTAAAGCCGAGAATGTCCACGCAATGATTGATTTCACAAAAGAATATGGGGTATACAAATAA
- a CDS encoding dihydropteroate synthase has translation MQIIGEKINGTRTQVRTAIVNRDVEFIKSLAKDQVNAGVDLLDVNAGTTPDREPDDLVWLVTMVQEAVDVPLCIDSTNVVALTEALKYARQVPMINSISGDPERLENMLPIVAKHNCAVIALALDESGIPKSVEDRMKVLKRVFNATRDAGISDEKIYTDPLIMTIGTDTRAGLIALESMRAIKREYPKAHITSGLSNISFGLPGRALINRTFLTLALEAGLDSAIMDPTNQGLRESLLVSELLLGKDSFCRKYTQAFRAGLIAKNK, from the coding sequence ATGCAAATCATCGGAGAAAAAATCAATGGTACGCGCACGCAGGTCCGTACTGCCATAGTCAACAGAGATGTAGAATTTATTAAAAGCCTTGCAAAAGATCAGGTCAACGCAGGAGTGGACTTACTGGATGTGAATGCCGGTACGACTCCGGACAGGGAACCCGATGATTTAGTCTGGTTAGTGACGATGGTGCAGGAAGCAGTCGATGTCCCTTTGTGTATAGACAGCACCAACGTTGTTGCTTTAACCGAAGCGTTAAAGTATGCAAGGCAGGTGCCGATGATCAATTCTATAAGCGGTGACCCTGAACGGTTGGAAAATATGCTTCCTATTGTTGCAAAGCATAATTGTGCAGTCATTGCATTGGCTCTTGACGAATCAGGTATTCCGAAAAGCGTAGAAGACCGCATGAAGGTATTAAAAAGGGTTTTCAATGCTACTCGTGATGCAGGAATATCCGACGAAAAGATTTATACAGACCCTTTGATTATGACTATCGGCACTGATACACGGGCTGGATTGATAGCGTTGGAATCGATGAGGGCTATTAAGAGGGAGTATCCTAAAGCACACATAACAAGCGGTCTGAGTAACATATCATTTGGTTTGCCGGGCCGTGCCTTAATTAACAGAACTTTTCTGACATTGGCACTGGAAGCCGGTCTTGATTCTGCCATAATGGACCCTACGAACCAGGGTCTTCGTGAATCTCTGCTTGTATCAGAACTTTTATTGGGAAAGGATTCCTTCTGCAGGAAATATACACAAGCCTTCAGAGCAGGTTTGATAGCAAAAAACAAATAA
- a CDS encoding J domain-containing protein, translated as MDPLIKKYFQVLGISIHASLEETKQAYKDLARVWHPDRFIENPRLQKKATEKLKEINIAYEKLLSFYENKNNTLDTHLYPDATQEEVIAEQYPEAQIGNTGTNAKDYSLLAWITVICVLVILTIIVIIHLNKRPESNTSPAILMPDQIKSSKSDVVEPSTVKPAVHGKPSVKTTTTKMKNNILAKKEYFTLGSTTDDVLAIQGTPTQISGSRWSYGFSYVDFEAGRVVRWYNSKLEPLHIKMAPLKTPDIQKEYFTLGSTTDDVLAIQGTPTQISGSRWSYGFSYVDFEAGRVVRWYNSKQDPLLVEEGP; from the coding sequence TTGGATCCACTGATTAAGAAATATTTTCAGGTTCTCGGAATTTCCATACATGCTTCACTTGAAGAGACGAAACAGGCATATAAGGACCTGGCCAGGGTTTGGCATCCTGACCGATTTATTGAAAACCCCCGCTTACAGAAAAAAGCAACCGAAAAACTCAAAGAAATAAATATCGCTTATGAAAAGCTATTATCCTTTTATGAAAACAAGAATAACACTTTAGACACACATCTTTATCCAGATGCAACACAGGAAGAAGTAATTGCTGAGCAATATCCTGAGGCACAGATTGGCAATACCGGAACCAACGCCAAAGATTATAGTCTTTTAGCATGGATTACGGTAATTTGTGTTTTGGTCATACTGACAATTATCGTAATAATCCATCTAAATAAACGGCCTGAGTCCAATACATCCCCCGCTATTTTAATGCCGGATCAGATAAAATCTTCCAAATCCGATGTCGTTGAACCATCAACCGTAAAACCAGCGGTTCATGGTAAACCTTCAGTCAAAACAACTACTACTAAAATGAAAAACAATATATTAGCAAAAAAAGAATATTTTACATTAGGTTCTACAACGGACGATGTACTGGCAATACAGGGGACTCCGACACAAATTTCAGGAAGCAGGTGGAGCTATGGATTCTCATACGTCGATTTTGAAGCCGGACGGGTGGTAAGATGGTATAACAGCAAGCTTGAACCCCTGCATATCAAGATGGCGCCCCTCAAGACACCTGACATACAAAAAGAATACTTTACATTAGGCTCTACAACGGACGATGTACTGGCAATACAGGGGACTCCGACACAAATTTCAGGAAGCAGGTGGAGCTATGGATTCTCATACGTCGATTTTGAAGCCGGACGGGTGGTAAGATGGTATAATAGCAAACAGGACCCTTTGCTTGTCGAAGAGGGACCTTGA
- a CDS encoding NUDIX hydrolase, whose translation MDLKTPLLTVDIIIRYKGGIVLVERKNPPPGWALPGGFVEIGESVEYAAIREAKEETSLDVTLTEQFHVYSKPGRDPRFHTVSVVFIGNGQGDLQGKDDAKKAEAFSENELPVNIAFDHPQIILDYFTYIRTNKKPD comes from the coding sequence ATGGATTTAAAAACCCCTTTGTTGACCGTTGATATAATTATTCGATATAAAGGAGGGATTGTCCTTGTTGAACGAAAAAACCCTCCGCCGGGATGGGCACTCCCTGGAGGGTTCGTTGAAATCGGTGAATCTGTTGAATATGCGGCAATTAGGGAGGCAAAGGAAGAAACATCCCTTGATGTAACATTAACCGAACAATTCCATGTTTACTCAAAACCTGGCAGAGACCCCCGTTTCCACACCGTTTCAGTGGTATTCATCGGTAATGGACAAGGTGATCTTCAGGGGAAGGATGATGCAAAAAAAGCAGAAGCATTTTCTGAAAATGAATTACCCGTGAATATCGCCTTTGATCACCCTCAAATTATCCTGGATTATTTTACATATATTCGAACAAATAAAAAACCGGATTAA